Genomic DNA from Burkholderia vietnamiensis LMG 10929:
AGCAGGGAAACTGGGACGCGCTGATTCTCGATCTGATGCTGCCCGGCGTCGACGGCCTCGAAATCTGCCGGCGCGCCCGCGCGATGACGCGCTACACGCCGATCATCATCACGAGCGCGCGCTCGAGCGAGGTGCACCGGATTCTCGGCCTCGAACTCGGCGCCGACGATTACCTCGCGAAGCCGTTCTCGGTGCTGGAGCTGGTCGCGCGCGTGAAGGCGCTGCTGCGGCGCGTCGACGCGCTCGCGCGCGACTCGCGCCTCGACGCCGGCACGCTCGACGTCGCCGGCCTGTCGATCGATCCGATCGCGCGCGAGGCGAGCGTCGACGGCACGCGCATCGACCTCACGCCGCGCGAATTCGACCTGTTGTACTTCTTCGCCCGGCATCCGGGCAAGGTGTTCTCGCGGATGGACCTGCTGAACGCCGTATGGGGCTACCGGCACGAAGGCTACGAACATACGGTGAACACGCACATCAACCGGCTGCGCGCGAAGATCGAGGCCGATCCCGCCGAGCCCGTGCGGATCCTCACGGTGTGGGGGCGCGGCTACAAGCTGGCCGCACCGGGCCAGCGGGACGCGTGATGAAGCTGAATCTGACCCAGCGGCTGTCGTGCGTGTTCGCGGTGCTGCTGCTCGCGTGTTCGGGCGCGTCCGCGTGGCTGCAGATCCGCGCGAACGACATGCGCGAGAAGGAAGTCGTGCAGGCGCTGTCGCGCGATCTCGCCGCGCACATCGCCAGCAGCACGCCGCTGATGGACGCGAACGGCCTGCGCCCGGATGCCGTGCGCCGGCTGTTCGGTCAGCTGATGGGCGTGAACCCGAGCGTCGAGGTCTACCTGCTCGACAACGCGGGGCGCATCGAGGGCGACGACGCGCCGCCCGGGCACGTGAAGCGCACCCGCGTCGATCTCGCGCCGGTGCAGCGCTTCATCGCAGGCGAGCCGCTGCCGATCCTCGGCGACGATCCGCGCAGCATCGACGCGCGCAAGGTGTTCAGCGCCGCGCCGCTGCAGCGCGCCGGGCAGCCGCCGTCCGGCTACATCTACGTGGTGCTGCTCGGCGAAGCGCACGACCGGCTGGCCGCGCGCGTCGACGCCGGCAACGTGCTGCGCACGACGCTGTGGTCGATGGCGGTCGTCGCGCTGCTCGGGCTGGTGGCCGGCCTGATCGCGTTCAGCTTCATCACGCGGCCGCTGCGCCGGCTGACCGACGCGATGCGTCGCTTCGACGCGAACGGCGCGCCCGACACGCAGCCGCCGGTGCCGCGCCCCGCGCCGGGACGCCGCGGCGACGACCTCGCGGTGCTCGAGTCCGCGTTCGCCCAGATGGCCGACCGGATCGGCGAGCAGTGGCGCGCGCTGACGCGTCAGGACCAGCAGCGGCGCGAGCTGATCACGAACATCTCGCACGATCTGCGCACGCCGCTGACCTCGCTGCACGGCTATCTGGAAACGCTGTCGCTGAAGGCCGACACGCTCGCCGACGCCGAGCGCCGCCGCTACCTGTCGATCGCGCTCGCGCAGAGCACCAAGGTCGGGCGGCTGGCGCAGGCGCTGTTCGAGCTCGCGCGGCTCGAGTCGGGCAGTGTGCAGGCCGAGCGCGAGCCGTTCTCGCTCGTCGATCTCGTGCAGGACGTGTTCCAGAAGTTCGAACTCGCGGCCCAGTCGCGCGGCATCGCGTTGCAGGCGCGCATCCCGCCGCGCGTGCCGGCCGTGTCGGCCGATCTCGCGATGATCGAGCGCGTGCTGACCAATCTGCTCGACAACGCATTGCGGCACACGCCGCAGCACGGCGCAATCGAAGTCGCGCTGACGCCGCGCGACGACCGCGTGGTGGTGACCGTGTCGGACACCGGCGCAGGGATCCCGCTGGCGCGCCGCGCAGGATTGTTCCAGCGACCGCAGCGGCCCGCCAGCGGCGGCATGGCGACGAACGGCGGCCTCGGCCTGCTGATCGTGCACCGGATGCTGGCGCTCAACGGCAGCGACATCCGGCTCGTCGACCGGGACGGGCGCGGCGCGATGTTCGAGTTCGCGCTCACGATCGCGCAGCCGGCGCCCGGCGATCCGCAATGACCGTGCATGCGCGGCCCGCACGGGCGCGGCGCACGAGTCATGTCCCGCGCGTCACGTGCCGCGCTTGCGCCGTACTTCGGTCGGCGTCGTGCCGGTCCAGCGCTTGAACGCGTGGCGGAACCCGACCGCGTCGCTGAAGCCGAGCGTCAGCGCGATGTCCTCGGTGCTAAGCGTGGTGGTGCTCAGGTAGTCGATCGCGAGCGCCTTGCGCACGCTCGTCAGCAATTCGCTGTACGACGTGCCTTCGGCGTCGAGCTTGCGGCGCAGCGTGCGGGACGTCATGCACAGCGTGCCGGCGATCGCGACGATGTCCGGAAACTGCCCGGGCGTGCGCGTGAGCTCCTGGTAGACGCGCCGCGTGACGTCGGCCTGGCTGCGCAATTCGTCGAGCAGATGCGCGCAGTGCGACGACACCTGCGCGGCGGTGATCGGGTTCGCGAGCTGTGGCGCGCGGGCGAGCCAGGCAGCCGGGTAGCTCAACACATGGTGCGGCTGGTCGAACGCGATCGGGCATTCGAGCGCCTCGGCGAGCAGCGCCGCGTGCGCGGGCCGCGGCTGCGCGAACTGCGCGCGCGCCGGCACGCACCACGCGCCCATCACGTCCTTGATGACCGTCACGTGCAGCGCGAACTGCATGTCGATCAGAAAGCGGTACAGCGGCAGATCGGGGCCGGCCAGCGCGGCTTCGTGCGGGTCGGGAAACAGCCACGACGCGGTGTCGCCCTGTTCGATCCAGCGGATCGTTAGCATCCCGTTCGCGAGCCGGTGATATTTGACGGCCGAATCGAACGCGCGCGCGAGCGACTCGGAGCACAGCATCGCGTAGCCGTACATCCCGTAGCTCGATGCATGCAGCCGGCGGCCGACGCGCACGCCGAGATCGGAGCCGTCGTAGCGCTCGAGCGCGTTGCGCGCGGCGCTCAGGAACTGCAGCGGCGACGTGAGCGTGAACGGATCGGCGACGGCCTCCGGCGACAGGCCCGTGCCGGCGAGCACCGCCGACGAATCGAGGCCGAGCTCGCGCGCGACGTCGACGAGCACGGCGAGCTTCGCCGGCGAAAAGCGCTTGTCGCGCAACGCATGGGCGGGCAGGGTCTCGGGCAGCGCCGCCGCGCGGGCGGCCGTCGGGGTGAGGTGCGCGGTGCGCGGCATGGCTGGGTGTACGTCCGATTCGATACCGTTCCGGGTTGGCGATTCTGCCCCCGAACGCGCGGCCGCGCCATAGGGTTCACCCTGATCCGGCGCCTGCGTGCGCATTGTGTCGCTGCCCGGGCAGGCGGGTTTGCGGTTTACGGACTGGCGTGCCGGTGTGTCCGTTTCGATCATGTTTTCGGCCGCGCGAATCATTTTCAAAGCGGGCCGCGCGCGCGATATTCGTCGGTCAGGCGACGGCCCGCGTGCATCCGATGCGCGGGCCGCCGTGCGAACGGCGCCGCGTGGCGCCGTCCCCCGAGGAGCAGGACATGACGAAGAGACACTGGATCGGGTCGTATGGCTCGATCCCCGCCGAGATCGATCCCGATCGCTTTCCATCCGTAACCGCGCTGCTGGACGACGCGATGCGCCGCTTCGCCGGCCATCCGGCGTTCCGCGCGTCCGACCGCACGCTGACCTATGCGGACGTCGACCGCCTGTCGGCCGCGCTCGCCGCGTACCTGCAGCAGGTCGCGCAGGTGCGCAAGGGCGACCGCGTGGCCGTGATGCTGCCCAACGTGCTGGCGTTTCCGGTGGTGTTCGTCGCGCTCGCGCGGATCGGCGCGGTCCAGGTCAACGTGAATCCGCTCTATACGCCGCACGAACTCGAACATCAGCTCAACGACGCGGGCGTCGAAGTGGCGGTCGTGTGCGGCGGGTCGATGGCCACGTTTGCCGACGTGGTCGGCAAGACGCGCGTGCGCACGGTGCTGACCGTGGGCCGCGACGATCTCGGCGTCGTCGATGCGCCGGCCGGCGCGTGCGCGGCGCTGCCGCCCGGCTCGCTCGCGCTCGCCGACGCGTTCGCGGCCGGCGCGGCGCTGCAACGCGCGCCGGTTGCGCTCGACGGCAGCGACCTCTTGCTGCTGCAATACACGGGCGGCACGACCGGGCTGTCGAAGGGCGCCGCGCTGTCGCACCGCAACCTGATCGCGAACGTCGAGCAATTCGCGGCGATCGTGCCGGCCGCGCGGCGGCCGGGCGAGGAGGTCGTCGTCACGGCGATTCCGCTGTACCACATCTTCGCGCTGACGGTGAACTTCCTGTCCTACTTCGCGATCGGCGCGCAGAACTGGCTCGTCGCCAATCCGCGCGACATGGACGGCCTGATCGACGTGCTGAAGGCCGCGCGGCCGTCGGTGTTCGTCGGCGTCAACACGCTGTATGCGGGGCTCGCGGGCCATCCGCGGCTGAAGGAAGTCGACTGGTCGCGGCTGAAGCTGTCGGCCGGCGGCGGCGCGGCCGTGATCGACGTGATCTCCGCGCGCTGGCAGGCGGTGACGGGCAATTTCATCCGCGAAGGCTACGGGCTGTCGGAAACGTCGCCGGTCGTCACGTTCAATCCGCAGTCGGTCGACCGGTTCACGGGCACGACCGGCCTGCCGCTGCCGTCGACCGACGTGAAGCTGCTCGACGACGAAAACCGCGAGGTCGCGATCGGCGGCGCGGGCGAGATCTGCGTGCGCGGGCCGCAGGTGATGGGCGGCTACTGGCAGAAGCCCGAAGCGAACGCGGCCGCGTTCACCGAGGACGGCTATTTCCGCACCGGCGACATCGGCGTGTTCGACGCGGCCGGCTTCCTGAAGATCGTCGACCGCAAGAAGGACATGATCATCGTGTCGGGCTTCAACGTGTATCCGAACGAAGTCGAAGCGGTGGTGACCGCGCTGCCGGGCGTGGCCGAATGCGCGTGCATCGGCGTGCCGGACGAGCGCACCGGCGAGGCGCCGAAGCTGTTCGTGGTGCTCGCGCCCGACGCGACCGTCGGCGAGGCCGAGATCGTCGCGCATTGCCGTGCGAACCTCGCCGGCTACAAGGTGCCGAAGCAGATCCGCGTGGTCGAGCGGCTGCCGAAGTCGACGGTCGGCAAGATCCTGCGCCGGGAACTCAGCCACGCGCAGTGATGGTGCGCATGCGCCGCGCGGTCGTCCCGAAAGCCCCGAAACACCGGAAAGCCCCGCAAGCCCGCCATGGGCCGCTCAAGTACAATGCGAGCGGTTCGACCGACGGGGACGCGATGACCGGTACAGATTCACCTCCCGCCCAGCCTGGGCGTGCGCTGCCGTCGCCCAGCGCGACGGTGCCGATTTCGCTCGTCAACGGCTTTCTCGCGAGCGCGGGCGCGCAGCGCGACGTGGTCGAGCGCTACCTGCGCGGCGCCGGCATTCCGCTCGAACTGCTCGGCGAGCCGCATGCGCGCGTGACCGAAGATCAGTTCTCGACGCTGTACCGCACGCTCGCGATCGACCTCGACGACGAGATGCCCGGCATCTTCTCGCGCCCGCTGCGCCGCGGCACGCTGAAGTACCTGTGCCTGAGCTTGCTCGATGCGCGCAACCTCGGCACGGCGCTGTATCGTTTCGGCCAGTTCTTTCATCTGCTGCTCGACGACTTCTTCGTCGAATCGTCGCGCGACGGCCTGGTCGCGCAGGTGCTGCTGCGCCCGAACCCGGCGATCGGCCCGATCGGCGCGCTCGGCCAGGAGCTGATGCTCAAGCTCGTGCACGGCGTGTGTTCCTGGCTGATCGGGCAGAAGATCCCGCTGCTGCGGATCGAATTCGCGTGCCCGCGTCCGCGGCATGCGATCGACCATCTGTACTTCTTCTCCGGCTCCGTGCAGTTCGACTGCGAGCGCACGCTGATGCGCTTCAGCGCCGACCTGCTCGACGTGCCGATCCGGCAGAGCAAACGCAACCTGCGCAAGTTCCTCGCGCGTGCGCCGGGCGACTGGATCTTCGAATCGTTCAGCGAGCAGCTCGTCTGCCACCGCGTGCGGCAGTACCTGTCGGCGGCGCTGCCCGAGCTGCCGGTGATCGAGCGGGCGGCCGAACATCTGCATTGCTCGGTGCGCACGCTGAGCCGCCATCTGGCCGCCGAAGGCACGACGTTCCAGGCGCTCAAGGACGAGCTGCGACGCGACATCGCGATCCAGCGGCTCACCGATACGCTCGACACGATCGCGGCGATCGGCACCGATCTCGGCTTCGACGATCCGAGCGCGTTCCATCGCGCGTTTCGCCACTGGACCGGCAGTACGCCGGGCACGTACCGGCGGCGCGCGTAGCGCTTTCCCATAACCGGCATCCTTGCCGCGCTCCCATGGACGGCATCCCAGCCGGGCCGCTATCTTGCCGGCCCCGTACCGATGGCGCACATGCGCGTCGGCCCGTCGCGCATCGCTGCGGGACGGGCCGACGGTCATCGCATTCGTGCGCGGCGCAAGCCGGCGTGCCGCCGGCCGCGCGCGCCGCCGCGATCAGGCTTTCAACGCGCCGAAGATTTCGTTGAGCATCGACTTCGCGTCGCCGAACAACATGCGGTTGTTGTCCTTGTAGAACAGCGGATTGTCGACGCCGGCATAGCCGGACGCCATGCTGCGCTTCATCACGATCGACGTCTTCGCCTTCCACACCTCGAGCACCGGCATGCCCGCGATCGGGCTCGTCGGGTCGTCCTGCGCGGCCGGGTTCACGATGTCGTTCGCGCCGATCACCATCGACACGTCGGCGTCGGGGAAGTCGTCGTTGATCTCGTCCATCTCGAGCACGATGTCGTACGGCACTTTCGCTTCGGCGAGCAGCACGTTCATGTGGCCGGGCATGCGGCCCGCGACCGGGTGAATCGCGAAGCGCACGTCGACGCCCTTCTCGCGCAGCAGCTTGGTCAGCTCGAACACCGTGTGCTGCGCCTGCGCCACCGCCATCCCATAGCCGGGTACGATGATCACGCGCTTCGCTTCGCGCAGCAGCTCGGCCGTCTCCGTCGCGCTCACCGCGACGGCTTCGCCGGCCGGTTGCGCGGCGCCGCCGGCGGCCGCCGGTGCGCCCGCGGCGCTGCCGAAGCCGCCCGCGATCACGCTGATGAAATTGCGGTTCATCGCGCGGCACATGATGTACGACAGGATCGCACCGGACGAGCCGACCAGCGCGCCGATCACGATCAGCAGGTCGTTGCCCAACATGAAGCCGGTCGCGGCCGCGGCCCATCCCGAGTAGCTGTTGAGCATCGACACGACGACGGGCATGTCGGCGCCGCCGATCGCCATCACCATGTGCACGCCGAACAGCAGTGCGATCACCGTCATCACGACGAGCGGCAGCATGCCGTCCTGGATGGTTTCCGCATGCAGGAACGCGCGGCCGTAATAGATCACCACCAGCAGCGCGGCGAGGTTCAGCCAGTGCCGTGCCGGCAGCAGCAGCGGCTTGCCGCCGATCTTGCCCGACAGCTTGCCGAACGCGACGATCGAGCCCGCGAAGGTGATCGCGCCGATCAGGATGCCGACGTAGATCTCCACCTCGTGGATCGCCTTCTCGGCGCCGACAAACTGCAGCGACGTGTCGACGTAGCTCGCGAAGCCGACCAGGCATGCGGCGAGGCCGACCAGGCTGTGCATCAGCGCGACCAGCTCCGGCATCTGCGTCATCTGCACTTTCTTCGCGGCATAGAGGCCGACCGCGCCGCCGACGACAAGCGCGGCGATCACGTACGGAATGCCCGCTGCCGACACGCGCGGCCCGGCGACGGTGGCCAGCACCGCGATCAGCATGCCGATCATCCCGAGCAGGTTGCCGCGGCGCGCGGTTTCAGGGTTGGCGAGCCCGCCGAGGCTCAGGATGAACAGGATCGCGGCGCCGATATAGGAGACGGTGGTCAGATTGGAAGTCATGGTTGTCGTCCCCTTATTTGCGGAACATCGCGAGCATGCGGCGCGTGACCGCGAAGCCGCCGAACATGTTGACGGCGGTGAGCGTCAGCGCGCCGACCGCGAGGCCGAGGATCAGCCCCGACGGACGATCGCCGGCATTGGCCAGCTCGGCCGTCGGCGGCGCGACCTGCACGAGCGCGCCGATCGCGATGATCGACGAGATCGCGTTGGTCACGCTCATCAGCGGCGTGTGCAGCGACGGCGTGACGTTCCAGATCACCATGTAGCCGACGAAGCACGCGAGCACGAACACCGTGAAGTGCGACAGGAAGCTGGCCGGCGCGAACTGGCCGACCAGCAGGAACGCGAGCGCGCCGACCGCGAACACGATCGCGAGCGCCTTGGCCGACATCGGCTCGCTGCTGTGGCCGTGGCTCTTGGACTTCGCCGGCGCGGCCGCGGCGGGTGCGCCGGCCGCGGGCTTGGGCGCGACGGCCGGCTGCTTGAGCGGCGGTGCCGGCCAGGTGACGGTGCCTTCCTTGATGACGGTCAGGCCGCGGATCGCGTCGTCGTCGAAGTCGACGTCGATCGTGCCGTCCTTGCCCTTGCACAGCTCCTCGAGCACGCGCAGCAGGTTGGTCGCATACAGCGTGGACGACTGCCGCGACAGGCGCGACGCGAGATCGGTATAGCCGACGATCGTCACGCCGTGGCGCACGACCGCCTCGCCGGGCACCGTCAGCTCGCAGTTGCCGCCCTGTTCGGCGGCCATGTCGACGATCACGCTGCCGGGCTTCATCGACTGCACCATCTCGGCGGTGATCAGCTTCGGCGCCGGCTTGCCGGGGATCAGCGCGGTCGTGATGATGATGTCGGCGTCTTTCGCCTGCTGCGCATACATCGCGCGCTGCGCCTGCTGGAAGCCTTCGCTCATCACCTTCGCGTAGCCGCCGCCGCCCGAGCCTTCCTCTTCGTAGTTGACCTTGACGAATTCGCCGCCCAGCGACTTCACCTGATCGGCCACTTCGGCGCGCGTGTCGTTCGCACGCACGATCGCGCCGAGGCTCGCGGCCGTGCCGATCGCGGCGAGGCCGGCCACGCCCGCGCCGGCGATGAAGACCTTCGCCGGCGGGATCTTGCCGGCCGCCGTGACCTGCCCGTTCAGGAAGCGGCCGAACGCATGCGCGGCCTCGATCACCGCGCGGTAGCCGCTGATGCCGGCCATCGACGTCAGCGCGTCCATCTTCTGCGCGCGCGACAGCGTGCGCGGCAGCGAATCGATCGCGAGCACGGTCGCGCGCTTCGCCGCGAGCTGCTGCATCAGGTCGGGGTTCTGCGCCGGCCACACGAAACCGATCAGCATGCCGCCTTCGCGCATCAGCGCGACTTCGTCGGCGCTCGGCGGGCGCACCTTGAACACGATGTCGCTGCCGGACCACAGCTCGGCTGCCGTGGCGGCGATGCTCGCGCCGGCCGCGCGATAGGCGTCGTCGTCGAAGTTCGCGCCGGCACCGGCGCCGCTTTGGACGGCCACCGCAAACCCCAGCTTGATCAGTTTCTCGACCACCTCGGGCACGGTCGCAACGCGCCGTTCGCCGGTGGCTGTCTCCAGAGGAATCCCAATCTGTAGTGTCATGGTATGAAAGATGGGTGATGGCCGTCGCGAAGCGCTCGGGCCGGTGCGTCAAGTTACCAGAATCATGCCTGTGTTTCGTGGACCGGTTGCGAGATTGCATCACAGGATGAACGGTCGTTCGCGGTGCGGCGCCGACGCGGTCCGGGCGCCGCGCGCCTGCGTCGGACAAGGGCAGCACGCGGTCGCATCGCGGCTGTCTTTTGCCGCGCCGCTGTGTTTCGTCGACGCGCGCGTCTCGGCGCGGCATCCGGATCGGCGGCCGACGCGGCCAGTCTGCCGCGCATCGTGCAGCGCGGCACCGGCATGCGAAATGCGCAGCGCGCGCAGGCCCTAGGGTTTTCCCATAGAAGGCGTCCATCGCGATGACCGGCGCGCCGCCCCGGCCGCCCGATCGGCGTGCCGTGGCCGCGTCGGCCCCGTGGAAATCCGCGTCGGCACACGCTGCGCAAGGGCCGGGTTCGGGTGTCGGCATGCGCGCATCGTGTGGCCGGTTTTGTCACTATCTGGGCCGGATATGACAGTGGGAAACGGCCGCGTCGGCATTACGATGGGCCACGACGTCGCCTGGTGCTGGCCGGTTTTGCCGCAGCCGCGCGGGCCGCGCGCTTCATTCACTGCCTGATTTGGAACAACGACCATGAGCTATAACGCCCCCGTCAAGGACATGCTGTTCGTGCTGAAGGAACTCGCGGGCATCGACACCGTTGCGCAGCTGCCCGGCTTCGAGGACGCCGGCTACGACACCGCGCAGGCCGTGCTGGACGAGTCCGCGAAATTCTGCGGCGAGGTGCTGGCGCCGCTGAACGTCGACGGCGACCGCAACCCGAGCAGCTGGAAGGACGGCGCCGTGACGGCGACGCCCGGTTTCGGCGCCGCGTTCCGCCAGTTCGTCGAAGGCGGCTGGCAGGGCCTGCAACACCCGGTCGAGTACGACGGTCAGGGGCTGCCGAAGCTGATCGCGACGCCGTGCATCGAGATGCTGAACGCGGCGAACCTGTCGTTCGCGTTGTGCCCGCTGCTCACCGACGGCGCGATTGAAGCGCTGCTGACGGCCGGCACCGACGAGCAGAAGCAGCGCTACGTGCCGAAGCTGATTTCGGGCGAGTGGACGGGCACGATGAACCTGACCGAGCCGCAGGCCGGTTCGGACCTCGCGCTGGTGCGCTCGCGCGCCGAGCCGCAGGGCGACGGCACGTACAAGGTGTTCGGCACCAAGATCTTCATCACGTGGGGCGAGCACGACATGGCGGACAACATCGTCCACCTGGTGCTCGCGCGTACGCCGAACGCGCCGGAGGGCGTGAAGGGCATCTCGCTGTTCATCGTGCCGAAGTTCCTGGTCAACGAAGACGGCTCGCTCGGCGCCCGCAACGACGTGCACTGCGTGTCGATCGAGCACAAGCTCGGCATCAAGGCGAGCCCGACCGCGGTGCTGCAATACGGCGACCACGGCGGCGCGATCGGTTATCTCGTCGGCGAGGAGAACCGCGGCCTCGAATACATGTTCATCATGATGAACGCGGCGCGCTTCGGCGTCGGCATGCAGGGGATCGGCGTGGCCGACCGCGCGTACCAGAAGGCCGCGGCCTTCGCGAAGGAGCGCGTGCAGAGCCGCCCGGTCGACGGATCGGCGAAGCAGTCGGTGACCATCATCCACCACCCGGACGTGCGCCGGATGCTCGGCACGATGCGCGCGCTGACCGAAGGCGCGCGCGCGCTCGCGTACGTCGCGGCCGCGCACAGCGACATTGCGCACCGCCATGCG
This window encodes:
- a CDS encoding AMP-binding protein — translated: MTKRHWIGSYGSIPAEIDPDRFPSVTALLDDAMRRFAGHPAFRASDRTLTYADVDRLSAALAAYLQQVAQVRKGDRVAVMLPNVLAFPVVFVALARIGAVQVNVNPLYTPHELEHQLNDAGVEVAVVCGGSMATFADVVGKTRVRTVLTVGRDDLGVVDAPAGACAALPPGSLALADAFAAGAALQRAPVALDGSDLLLLQYTGGTTGLSKGAALSHRNLIANVEQFAAIVPAARRPGEEVVVTAIPLYHIFALTVNFLSYFAIGAQNWLVANPRDMDGLIDVLKAARPSVFVGVNTLYAGLAGHPRLKEVDWSRLKLSAGGGAAVIDVISARWQAVTGNFIREGYGLSETSPVVTFNPQSVDRFTGTTGLPLPSTDVKLLDDENREVAIGGAGEICVRGPQVMGGYWQKPEANAAAFTEDGYFRTGDIGVFDAAGFLKIVDRKKDMIIVSGFNVYPNEVEAVVTALPGVAECACIGVPDERTGEAPKLFVVLAPDATVGEAEIVAHCRANLAGYKVPKQIRVVERLPKSTVGKILRRELSHAQ
- a CDS encoding acyl-CoA dehydrogenase, whose translation is MSYNAPVKDMLFVLKELAGIDTVAQLPGFEDAGYDTAQAVLDESAKFCGEVLAPLNVDGDRNPSSWKDGAVTATPGFGAAFRQFVEGGWQGLQHPVEYDGQGLPKLIATPCIEMLNAANLSFALCPLLTDGAIEALLTAGTDEQKQRYVPKLISGEWTGTMNLTEPQAGSDLALVRSRAEPQGDGTYKVFGTKIFITWGEHDMADNIVHLVLARTPNAPEGVKGISLFIVPKFLVNEDGSLGARNDVHCVSIEHKLGIKASPTAVLQYGDHGGAIGYLVGEENRGLEYMFIMMNAARFGVGMQGIGVADRAYQKAAAFAKERVQSRPVDGSAKQSVTIIHHPDVRRMLGTMRALTEGARALAYVAAAHSDIAHRHADDATRTRHQAIYEYLVPIVKGWSTEMVNDVASLGVQVHGGMGFIEETGAAQYYRDGRILAIYEGTTAIQANDLVGRKTLRDGGAVAKALIAEIDATVAALGKVGGAAAASMKAQLEKGARALSAVVDYVLANAKQDPNAVFAGSVPYLKLAGVVLCGWQMARALLAADANRASDVTFYDAKIAIAQCYAEHVLVQAGALEASIVGAKGNQSVLALTEDQF
- the pntB gene encoding Re/Si-specific NAD(P)(+) transhydrogenase subunit beta; this encodes MTSNLTTVSYIGAAILFILSLGGLANPETARRGNLLGMIGMLIAVLATVAGPRVSAAGIPYVIAALVVGGAVGLYAAKKVQMTQMPELVALMHSLVGLAACLVGFASYVDTSLQFVGAEKAIHEVEIYVGILIGAITFAGSIVAFGKLSGKIGGKPLLLPARHWLNLAALLVVIYYGRAFLHAETIQDGMLPLVVMTVIALLFGVHMVMAIGGADMPVVVSMLNSYSGWAAAATGFMLGNDLLIVIGALVGSSGAILSYIMCRAMNRNFISVIAGGFGSAAGAPAAAGGAAQPAGEAVAVSATETAELLREAKRVIIVPGYGMAVAQAQHTVFELTKLLREKGVDVRFAIHPVAGRMPGHMNVLLAEAKVPYDIVLEMDEINDDFPDADVSMVIGANDIVNPAAQDDPTSPIAGMPVLEVWKAKTSIVMKRSMASGYAGVDNPLFYKDNNRMLFGDAKSMLNEIFGALKA
- a CDS encoding AraC family transcriptional regulator, which codes for MPRTAHLTPTAARAAALPETLPAHALRDKRFSPAKLAVLVDVARELGLDSSAVLAGTGLSPEAVADPFTLTSPLQFLSAARNALERYDGSDLGVRVGRRLHASSYGMYGYAMLCSESLARAFDSAVKYHRLANGMLTIRWIEQGDTASWLFPDPHEAALAGPDLPLYRFLIDMQFALHVTVIKDVMGAWCVPARAQFAQPRPAHAALLAEALECPIAFDQPHHVLSYPAAWLARAPQLANPITAAQVSSHCAHLLDELRSQADVTRRVYQELTRTPGQFPDIVAIAGTLCMTSRTLRRKLDAEGTSYSELLTSVRKALAIDYLSTTTLSTEDIALTLGFSDAVGFRHAFKRWTGTTPTEVRRKRGT
- a CDS encoding response regulator transcription factor translates to MDHAKRILIVEDDADIADVLSLHLRDERYEVVHSADGAEGLRLLEQGNWDALILDLMLPGVDGLEICRRARAMTRYTPIIITSARSSEVHRILGLELGADDYLAKPFSVLELVARVKALLRRVDALARDSRLDAGTLDVAGLSIDPIAREASVDGTRIDLTPREFDLLYFFARHPGKVFSRMDLLNAVWGYRHEGYEHTVNTHINRLRAKIEADPAEPVRILTVWGRGYKLAAPGQRDA
- a CDS encoding sensor histidine kinase, coding for MKLNLTQRLSCVFAVLLLACSGASAWLQIRANDMREKEVVQALSRDLAAHIASSTPLMDANGLRPDAVRRLFGQLMGVNPSVEVYLLDNAGRIEGDDAPPGHVKRTRVDLAPVQRFIAGEPLPILGDDPRSIDARKVFSAAPLQRAGQPPSGYIYVVLLGEAHDRLAARVDAGNVLRTTLWSMAVVALLGLVAGLIAFSFITRPLRRLTDAMRRFDANGAPDTQPPVPRPAPGRRGDDLAVLESAFAQMADRIGEQWRALTRQDQQRRELITNISHDLRTPLTSLHGYLETLSLKADTLADAERRRYLSIALAQSTKVGRLAQALFELARLESGSVQAEREPFSLVDLVQDVFQKFELAAQSRGIALQARIPPRVPAVSADLAMIERVLTNLLDNALRHTPQHGAIEVALTPRDDRVVVTVSDTGAGIPLARRAGLFQRPQRPASGGMATNGGLGLLIVHRMLALNGSDIRLVDRDGRGAMFEFALTIAQPAPGDPQ
- a CDS encoding AraC family transcriptional regulator translates to MTGTDSPPAQPGRALPSPSATVPISLVNGFLASAGAQRDVVERYLRGAGIPLELLGEPHARVTEDQFSTLYRTLAIDLDDEMPGIFSRPLRRGTLKYLCLSLLDARNLGTALYRFGQFFHLLLDDFFVESSRDGLVAQVLLRPNPAIGPIGALGQELMLKLVHGVCSWLIGQKIPLLRIEFACPRPRHAIDHLYFFSGSVQFDCERTLMRFSADLLDVPIRQSKRNLRKFLARAPGDWIFESFSEQLVCHRVRQYLSAALPELPVIERAAEHLHCSVRTLSRHLAAEGTTFQALKDELRRDIAIQRLTDTLDTIAAIGTDLGFDDPSAFHRAFRHWTGSTPGTYRRRA
- a CDS encoding Re/Si-specific NAD(P)(+) transhydrogenase subunit alpha, whose amino-acid sequence is MTLQIGIPLETATGERRVATVPEVVEKLIKLGFAVAVQSGAGAGANFDDDAYRAAGASIAATAAELWSGSDIVFKVRPPSADEVALMREGGMLIGFVWPAQNPDLMQQLAAKRATVLAIDSLPRTLSRAQKMDALTSMAGISGYRAVIEAAHAFGRFLNGQVTAAGKIPPAKVFIAGAGVAGLAAIGTAASLGAIVRANDTRAEVADQVKSLGGEFVKVNYEEEGSGGGGYAKVMSEGFQQAQRAMYAQQAKDADIIITTALIPGKPAPKLITAEMVQSMKPGSVIVDMAAEQGGNCELTVPGEAVVRHGVTIVGYTDLASRLSRQSSTLYATNLLRVLEELCKGKDGTIDVDFDDDAIRGLTVIKEGTVTWPAPPLKQPAVAPKPAAGAPAAAAPAKSKSHGHSSEPMSAKALAIVFAVGALAFLLVGQFAPASFLSHFTVFVLACFVGYMVIWNVTPSLHTPLMSVTNAISSIIAIGALVQVAPPTAELANAGDRPSGLILGLAVGALTLTAVNMFGGFAVTRRMLAMFRK